From a single Kitasatospora sp. NBC_00458 genomic region:
- a CDS encoding immune inhibitor A domain-containing protein produces MRRLSAVLAAALTTSAIAATLLGSPAQAAPPTPSFTISAENGDSAEAGGAEAPSGPLAPQERERQSLRTKALEQVNKGAVAKTSDRRAPAKVRIGNDYVQLAQQRKDKVFVILAQFGDEVDNTTQYNGQPRYGGTPGPKHNAIPKPGKSDNHTLWTEDFSRNYYQKMFFDDSPGAVSMRNYYRTQSSGRYDIEGTVSNWVTLPYNEARYGSNKGPQGSGAWTQGQEFIRDAVKAWYDGQIAKGRSAADVKAELAQYDVYDRYDHDKNGEFGQPDGYLDNVIVVHAGVDETWGGGAQAADALWAHRSWTFPDPTGQVGPEGNKIGGAPVGDSGLFVYDYVQAGENSGVGLFAHEFGHNLGLPDLYSTSGGDNSVNFWSLMSSGSYLGKGKNTTGGYPGDLDAWSKLQFGWLNYDEAQAATRSSHALGVSGYNTDQAQAVLVHLPDGTTSTDLADPREGAKQWWSDQGDNLDNALAREVDLRSVTGPAALDAAAWYDIEQDYDFLSVEASTDGGKSWKPLGGTVDGAPIGNTTANTPGLSGTSGAFRQLHIPLDAYAGQNVRVRFHVTSDGNTHGKGVLVDAVKITAGGTELFADGAENGLNGWTATGFNVVTGRTAVKQHPRAYLVENRRYTGYGAFLKTGPYSFGYTGVEGKKDIVDNYPYQEGVLVWLWDTGYGDNNTKDHPGGGLILPIDAHPAPIRFADGTLVNGRAQTYDATFSLQPTTGFTLHKAGVPVRIGSKPAVPAFNDRTGVYSDPATPQLGVKVPDTNTKIEVVRESQGGKITTVRVGPAS; encoded by the coding sequence TTGCGCAGACTGTCCGCGGTACTCGCGGCCGCGCTCACCACGAGCGCGATAGCGGCCACGCTCCTCGGCTCCCCAGCCCAGGCCGCTCCCCCCACCCCCTCCTTCACCATCTCCGCCGAGAACGGCGACAGCGCCGAGGCCGGCGGCGCCGAGGCGCCGTCCGGCCCGCTCGCGCCGCAGGAGCGCGAGCGCCAGTCGCTCCGCACCAAGGCGCTGGAGCAGGTCAACAAGGGTGCCGTGGCGAAGACCTCGGACCGGCGGGCACCCGCCAAGGTCCGGATCGGCAACGACTACGTCCAGCTCGCGCAGCAGCGCAAGGACAAGGTCTTCGTCATCCTCGCCCAGTTCGGCGACGAGGTCGACAACACCACCCAGTACAACGGCCAGCCGCGCTACGGCGGCACCCCCGGCCCGAAGCACAACGCCATCCCGAAGCCCGGCAAGAGCGACAACCACACGCTCTGGACCGAGGACTTCAGCCGGAACTACTACCAGAAGATGTTCTTCGACGACTCGCCCGGCGCGGTCTCGATGCGCAACTACTACCGCACCCAGTCCTCCGGCCGGTACGACATCGAGGGCACCGTCAGCAACTGGGTGACCCTCCCGTACAACGAGGCCCGGTACGGCAGCAACAAGGGCCCGCAGGGCTCCGGCGCCTGGACCCAGGGCCAGGAGTTCATCCGGGACGCGGTCAAGGCCTGGTACGACGGCCAGATCGCCAAGGGCCGGTCGGCCGCGGACGTCAAGGCCGAGCTGGCCCAGTACGACGTCTACGACCGCTACGACCACGACAAGAACGGCGAGTTCGGCCAGCCCGACGGCTACCTCGACAACGTGATCGTCGTGCACGCCGGCGTCGACGAGACCTGGGGCGGCGGCGCCCAGGCCGCCGACGCGCTGTGGGCGCACCGCAGCTGGACCTTCCCGGACCCGACCGGCCAGGTCGGCCCGGAGGGCAACAAGATCGGCGGCGCCCCGGTCGGCGACAGCGGCCTGTTCGTCTACGACTACGTCCAGGCCGGCGAGAACAGCGGCGTCGGCCTCTTCGCCCACGAGTTCGGCCACAACCTCGGCCTGCCCGACCTGTACAGCACCTCCGGCGGCGACAACAGCGTCAACTTCTGGTCGCTGATGTCCTCCGGCTCGTACCTGGGCAAGGGCAAGAACACCACCGGCGGCTACCCCGGTGACCTCGACGCCTGGAGCAAGCTGCAGTTCGGCTGGCTCAACTACGACGAGGCGCAGGCCGCCACCCGCTCCAGCCACGCGCTCGGCGTCAGCGGCTACAACACCGACCAGGCCCAGGCCGTCCTGGTCCACCTGCCGGACGGCACCACCAGCACCGACCTCGCCGACCCGCGCGAGGGCGCCAAGCAGTGGTGGAGCGACCAGGGCGACAACCTGGACAACGCGCTGGCCCGCGAGGTCGACCTGCGGTCGGTGACCGGCCCGGCCGCCCTCGACGCGGCGGCCTGGTACGACATCGAGCAGGACTACGACTTCCTCTCGGTCGAGGCCTCCACCGACGGCGGCAAGAGCTGGAAGCCGCTCGGCGGCACCGTGGACGGCGCGCCGATCGGCAACACCACCGCCAACACCCCCGGGCTGAGCGGCACTTCGGGCGCGTTCCGGCAGCTGCACATCCCGCTCGACGCCTACGCCGGGCAGAACGTCCGGGTGCGCTTCCACGTCACCTCGGACGGCAACACGCACGGCAAGGGCGTACTGGTCGACGCGGTGAAGATCACCGCCGGCGGCACCGAGCTGTTCGCCGACGGCGCCGAGAACGGCCTCAACGGCTGGACCGCCACCGGCTTCAACGTCGTCACCGGCCGCACCGCGGTCAAGCAGCACCCGCGCGCCTACCTGGTCGAGAACCGCCGGTACACCGGCTACGGCGCCTTCCTCAAGACCGGCCCGTACAGCTTCGGCTACACCGGTGTCGAGGGCAAGAAGGACATCGTCGACAACTACCCGTACCAGGAGGGCGTGCTCGTCTGGCTCTGGGACACCGGGTACGGCGACAACAACACCAAGGACCACCCGGGCGGCGGCCTGATCCTGCCGATCGACGCCCACCCGGCGCCGATCCGGTTCGCCGACGGCACGCTGGTCAACGGCCGCGCGCAGACCTACGACGCGACCTTCTCGCTCCAGCCGACCACGGGCTTCACCCTGCACAAGGCCGGTGTCCCGGTCCGGATCGGCTCCAAGCCGGCCGTCCCGGCCTTCAACGACCGGACCGGCGTCTACAGCGACCCGGCCACCCCGCAGCTGGGCGTGAAGGTCCCGGACACCAACACCAAGATCGAGGTGGTCCGCGAGTCCCAGGGCGGGAAGATCACCACCGTCCGGGTGGGCCCGGCGTCCTGA